From Bradyrhizobium symbiodeficiens, the proteins below share one genomic window:
- a CDS encoding 2-hydroxyacid dehydrogenase produces MSVKKKPLVVVTRKLPDSIETRMRELFDARINLEDTPMSAEQIAEAARTADVLVPTVTDHISADIVNQPDCKLRLIANFGNGVDNIDVEAAHARGITVTNTPKVLTEDTADMTMALILAVPRRMIEGASILTEGKPWAGWSPTWMLGHRIGGKRLGIIGMGRIGQAVARRARAFGLQIHYHNRRPVAPVIAEELGATYWESLDQMLARMDIISVNCPHTPATYHLLSARRLKLIRKDAYIVNTARGEVTDEDTLIKLIEGGEIAGAGLDVYEHEPAVNPKLVRLARAGKVTLMPHMGSATIEGRVEMGEKVIINIRTFLDAHKPPDRVLPSML; encoded by the coding sequence ATGTCGGTGAAGAAAAAGCCCCTCGTCGTGGTGACGCGCAAGCTGCCGGATTCGATCGAGACGCGGATGCGCGAATTGTTCGACGCGCGGATCAATCTCGAGGACACGCCGATGTCCGCCGAACAGATCGCGGAAGCCGCGCGCACCGCCGACGTGCTGGTTCCGACGGTCACCGACCATATCAGCGCCGACATCGTCAACCAGCCCGACTGCAAGCTGCGGCTGATCGCCAATTTCGGCAACGGCGTCGACAATATCGACGTGGAGGCCGCGCATGCCCGCGGCATCACCGTGACCAATACGCCAAAAGTCCTGACCGAGGACACCGCCGACATGACCATGGCGCTGATCCTCGCCGTGCCCAGGCGGATGATTGAAGGCGCCTCGATCCTGACCGAAGGAAAGCCGTGGGCCGGCTGGTCGCCGACCTGGATGCTCGGCCATCGCATCGGCGGCAAGCGGCTCGGCATCATCGGCATGGGCCGCATCGGCCAGGCGGTGGCGCGCCGTGCCCGCGCCTTCGGCCTGCAGATCCACTATCACAACCGCCGTCCCGTGGCGCCCGTCATCGCCGAAGAGTTGGGGGCGACCTATTGGGAAAGCCTCGACCAGATGCTGGCGCGGATGGACATCATCTCGGTGAACTGTCCGCACACGCCGGCGACCTATCATCTGCTCTCGGCGCGGCGGCTGAAGCTGATCCGGAAAGACGCCTACATCGTCAACACCGCGCGCGGCGAGGTGACCGACGAGGATACGCTGATCAAGCTGATCGAGGGCGGCGAAATTGCCGGCGCCGGCCTCGACGTCTACGAGCACGAGCCCGCGGTCAACCCGAAGCTGGTGCGGCTCGCCAGGGCCGGCAAGGTGACGCTGATGCCGCATATGGGCTCGGCCACGATCGAGGGCCGCGTCGAGATGGGCGAGAAGGTGATCATCAACATCCGCACCTTCCTCGACGCCCACAAGCCGCCGGATCGCGTGCTCCCGAGCATGCTCTGA
- a CDS encoding LysR family transcriptional regulator codes for MTEPDLRDLDLFVAIARTRNFRRAAIEIRVSVSSLSQRLRDLEERLGVRLMNRTTRSVALTEAGELLLSRVAPALRDVGDALAEVRGLREVASGRLRINAPPPAVDLVLAPMVGPFLAAHPQVDLDVVSESGFVDIVSGGYDAGVRYGEHLAQDMVAIPLSGPQHYVVVASPDYVARRGEPKHPKDLLDHDCIRARYSSGVMHDWEFEKAGQIMKVDPPAKLISTNMNLAMQAALAGAGIWATIDGYVGEALKSGALISLMEDWCEPFPGPFLYYPSRRQTPPALRAFIDFVADWRKRETRGK; via the coding sequence ATGACTGAACCTGATCTGCGCGATCTCGACCTCTTCGTGGCGATCGCCCGCACCCGGAATTTCCGGCGTGCGGCAATCGAAATTCGCGTGTCGGTGTCGAGCCTTAGCCAGCGCCTACGGGACCTCGAGGAGCGCCTCGGTGTCCGCCTGATGAACCGTACCACCCGCAGCGTCGCCTTGACCGAGGCGGGCGAGTTGCTGTTGTCGCGGGTGGCACCTGCGCTGCGCGATGTCGGCGATGCCCTGGCGGAGGTGCGGGGTCTGCGCGAGGTGGCCTCTGGCCGCCTGCGCATCAACGCGCCGCCCCCGGCCGTCGATCTCGTGCTGGCGCCGATGGTCGGGCCGTTTCTCGCCGCCCATCCGCAGGTCGATCTCGACGTCGTGTCCGAGAGCGGCTTCGTCGACATCGTGAGCGGGGGCTACGATGCCGGCGTGCGCTATGGCGAGCATCTGGCGCAGGACATGGTGGCGATTCCGCTGAGCGGTCCGCAGCACTATGTCGTCGTCGCCTCGCCCGATTATGTCGCGCGCCGCGGCGAGCCGAAGCATCCGAAGGATCTGCTCGATCATGATTGCATCCGCGCCCGCTATTCGAGCGGCGTGATGCATGATTGGGAGTTCGAGAAGGCCGGCCAGATCATGAAGGTCGATCCGCCGGCCAAGCTGATCTCGACCAACATGAACCTTGCGATGCAGGCCGCGCTCGCCGGCGCGGGCATCTGGGCAACGATCGACGGTTATGTCGGCGAAGCCCTGAAGTCCGGCGCGCTGATCAGCCTGATGGAAGATTGGTGCGAGCCGTTTCCCGGACCGTTTCTGTACTACCCGAGCCGGCGCCAGACGCCGCCCGCGCTGCGCGCCTTCATCGATTTCGTCGCCGACTGGCGCAAGCGCGAGACGCGCGGGAAATAG
- a CDS encoding aldo/keto reductase has protein sequence MKQHKLGSTGPSVSALGLGCMAMSDAYGPADRGESIATIHAALDAGITLIDTGDFYAMGHNEMLIRDALKDVARDRVQISVKFGALRGPAGEFTGMDCRPAATRNFLAYSLQRLGTDYIDIYRPARLDPNVPIEETIGGLADLVKAGYIRHIGLSEVGSDTIRRAHAVHPIVDLQIEYSLIERGIERDILKTCRELGIGITAYGVLARGLISGHWSKDSGRAGKDYRLMTPRFQGANLDANLALVESLRAIAGEIGATPAQVAIAWVAAQGQERGQEIVPLVGAKTRTRLIEALGATRVTLTPAHLAALAKAFPPDVASGTRYAAEQMAHLDSEKPAAA, from the coding sequence ATGAAGCAGCACAAACTCGGTTCAACCGGCCCCAGCGTCTCCGCCCTGGGCCTCGGCTGCATGGCCATGTCGGACGCCTATGGCCCGGCCGATCGCGGCGAGAGCATCGCCACGATCCACGCCGCGCTCGATGCCGGCATTACACTGATCGACACCGGCGACTTCTACGCGATGGGCCACAATGAAATGCTGATCCGCGATGCGCTGAAGGATGTGGCGCGCGACAGAGTGCAGATCAGCGTCAAGTTCGGCGCGCTGCGCGGCCCCGCCGGTGAATTCACCGGCATGGATTGTCGCCCGGCCGCGACCCGGAATTTCCTCGCTTATTCGCTGCAGCGGCTCGGCACCGACTATATCGACATTTACCGCCCGGCGCGGCTCGACCCCAACGTTCCCATCGAAGAGACCATCGGAGGCCTCGCCGATCTCGTGAAGGCCGGCTACATCAGGCATATCGGCCTGTCCGAGGTCGGATCCGACACCATCCGCCGCGCGCATGCCGTGCATCCGATCGTCGATCTCCAGATCGAATATTCGCTGATCGAGCGTGGCATCGAGCGCGACATTCTCAAGACCTGCCGCGAGCTCGGCATTGGCATCACCGCCTATGGCGTCCTGGCGCGCGGTCTGATCAGCGGCCATTGGTCGAAGGATTCGGGCAGGGCCGGCAAGGACTACCGGCTGATGACACCGCGCTTCCAGGGCGCAAATCTCGACGCCAATCTCGCGCTGGTGGAGTCCCTGCGTGCCATCGCCGGCGAAATCGGCGCAACGCCGGCGCAAGTCGCGATCGCCTGGGTGGCGGCGCAGGGACAGGAGCGCGGTCAAGAGATCGTGCCGCTGGTCGGCGCCAAGACCCGCACCCGTCTCATCGAAGCGCTTGGCGCGACCAGGGTCACGCTGACACCGGCACATCTTGCGGCGCTGGCCAAGGCGTTTCCGCCGGACGTCGCTTCGGGCACGCGCTATGCCGCCGAGCAGATGGCCCATCTCGATAGCGAGAAGCCGGCCGCGGCGTAA
- a CDS encoding HesA/MoeB/ThiF family protein → MLSPDELERYARHIVLRDVGGPGQAALKRASALVIGAGGLGAPALMYLAAAGIGTLGVVDDDVVSLSNLQRQVIHTTPDIGRHKVESAAERIAALNPHVRFVGHATWLNADNALDLIGEYDLVLDGSDNFSTRYLVSDACFFAKKPLITAALGTFDGSLTTIRAHETNEQGEFNPTYRCLFPEAPPPGTVPACAEAGVMGALAGVMGSMMALEAIREVVGFGDGLVGRLLMIDARAMRFETLRYGRDPTNPLNGDGPVVTDLSAHRT, encoded by the coding sequence ATGCTGAGCCCGGATGAACTCGAACGCTATGCCCGCCATATCGTGCTGCGCGACGTCGGTGGTCCTGGCCAGGCCGCGCTGAAGCGGGCCTCCGCGCTGGTGATCGGCGCCGGCGGGCTCGGCGCGCCGGCGCTGATGTATCTGGCCGCCGCCGGCATCGGCACGCTCGGCGTGGTCGATGACGACGTGGTGTCGCTGTCCAATTTGCAGCGCCAGGTCATCCACACCACGCCCGATATCGGCCGCCACAAGGTCGAGAGCGCGGCGGAGCGGATCGCGGCGCTCAATCCGCACGTCCGTTTCGTCGGCCACGCCACCTGGCTGAATGCCGACAACGCGCTCGACCTGATCGGCGAGTACGACCTCGTGCTCGACGGCTCCGACAATTTCTCGACGCGCTATCTGGTCTCGGACGCCTGCTTCTTCGCGAAGAAGCCGCTGATCACGGCGGCGCTCGGCACGTTCGACGGCTCGCTCACCACCATCCGCGCACACGAGACCAACGAACAGGGCGAATTCAATCCGACCTATCGCTGCCTGTTTCCGGAGGCGCCGCCGCCCGGTACGGTTCCGGCCTGCGCGGAAGCCGGCGTCATGGGCGCGCTGGCGGGCGTGATGGGATCGATGATGGCGCTGGAGGCGATTCGCGAGGTCGTCGGCTTCGGCGACGGCCTCGTCGGCCGCCTCCTGATGATCGATGCGCGCGCGATGCGTTTCGAGACGCTGCGCTATGGGCGCGATCCGACCAATCCGCTCAATGGCGACGGGCCCGTGGTCACCGACCTCAGCGCCCATCGCACTTGA